CGCGCTGGCCGCGCCCTATCGGGATCATCCCGTCTATAGCCTTGATGCCGGTCTGGAGAGGTTCGTGCACCGACTTTCTGGCGATAACGCCGGGCGCGATCCTCTCGATAGGTCCGAACGCCTTCGCGTTGATAGGCCCTTTGCCGTCTATCGGCTGGCCGATGGCGTTGACCACCCTGCCCACAAGCTCAATGCCCACCGGCACCTGGGCCACCTTGCCCGTCCGCTTGACCTCGTCACCTTCTTTTATCTGCGTGTCCGACCCGAGGAGAACCGAGCCGACGTTGTCCTCTTCCAGGTTCAACGCCATGCCGTACACTCCGCCGGGGAACTCCAGCATCTCGCCGGCCACGGCGTTCTCCAGCCCGTAAAGACGAGCTATGCCGTCTCCGACCGATATGACTGTGCCGACTTCCTTAAGCTCAAGCTTCTGCTCGAATCCTTCGATCTGCCGCTTGATTATTGAGCTGATCTCTTCCGCCTTGATACTCATCTTTGTCCGCCTTTAGTTAAATTCCAACCCTGAGGGATTTAAGCTGATTGCTCACGCTACCGTCGTAAACCAAGCTTCCTATCTTCACAACGACCCCGCCGATGAGCGTGGGATCGTTCTTTACCGTCAGCACCGCCGTCTTGCCTGTGAGCTTGCCCAATGTGCCCAAAAGCTCTTTTTCCTCTTCCGCCGAAAGGTCCATCGCCGAGGTCACGTCCACACGAACCTTGCCCAGCGCCTCGAAAGCCAGTTTCTCAAACTCCTCGGCAATCTCCGGCAATAGCCCGATGCGCCCCTTGGTCAACGCCAGAAGCACCGCGCCGGACGCCTCGCGCCCGGTGTTCATGGCTTTCATGACACCTTCAAGAATCCCGCGCTTCTGGGGGTCCGACACGGCGGGATTCAACAGTATGCTTCTTAAATCGTGACTATCTGCGATGGCCCGCGCAACGCCCCGTATCTGGCCGCTTATGGCGTCCAGATTGCCCGCGGACGATTCCGCGAAAGTGTCCAAAAACGCCTTGGCGTAACGCCTTGCTGCGGCGGTCTCTTTCAATTCACTTTCTCCATGCTGGCGATTTGGCTCTTGATAAGACGTTTATGGTCTTCCGGCCTTATGTTCTTCTTCAGGATTTCCTCGGCCACCGCAAGAGCTTGCGCGAAAGCTTCCGTCATGAGCCGTTCACGGGCTTTCACCCCTTCCAGCTCTATCTGTTCGTGCGCCTTCTCCAATATCCTTCTGGCGGCAAGTTCGGCCTGCTCTATTATCTGGTTCTTTATAAGGTCCCCTTCGGCCCTGGCTTCCGCCTTGAGCCGGTTGGCTTCCGTCTCGATTTTCGCCAGCCTTTCTTCATATTCTTTCAGCTTGTTCGCCGCGTCACGCTTGGCGGTCTCAAGCGCATCAATCTTGGAGGCGATGTCCTCGGCCCTTTTGCGGAACACCGGGCCGCCAAAGTGGACAACCAGGTAAGCAATGGCGCCAAGAACCACTGCGGCGTTAAGTATCCTGCCGCCGTCCCGGGCCATGTCCCATTCAGTGGCCAGTGGAATGCCGCTGGCGTGGGCCACGCCGGCAAAAGCTGTTGCAAGAATGAATCCGGCGGTAAGCGCCGAAGAAAGCTTCATGGTCAAACGCTCCTACCCATGATGCGGGAGGCTATAAGGGAAGCCACGCCGGAAACCTCTTTTTTCAAGGTAGCCGAAGCCGAATCAATGTCCTTGTTAA
This genomic window from Nitrospinota bacterium contains:
- the atpH gene encoding ATP synthase F1 subunit delta, giving the protein MKETAAARRYAKAFLDTFAESSAGNLDAISGQIRGVARAIADSHDLRSILLNPAVSDPQKRGILEGVMKAMNTGREASGAVLLALTKGRIGLLPEIAEEFEKLAFEALGKVRVDVTSAMDLSAEEEKELLGTLGKLTGKTAVLTVKNDPTLIGGVVVKIGSLVYDGSVSNQLKSLRVGI
- a CDS encoding ATP synthase F0 subunit B — translated: MKLSSALTAGFILATAFAGVAHASGIPLATEWDMARDGGRILNAAVVLGAIAYLVVHFGGPVFRKRAEDIASKIDALETAKRDAANKLKEYEERLAKIETEANRLKAEARAEGDLIKNQIIEQAELAARRILEKAHEQIELEGVKARERLMTEAFAQALAVAEEILKKNIRPEDHKRLIKSQIASMEKVN